The DNA region GGAATATCAGTGATGCCTTCTAAAAAATCGAGTTGAATTTCGCGAAGACTTGGCGCATTGGCAAAGCTCATGACAAAGACATATTTGGTCGCAATTTGGTTAAGTTTGATAAGATCAAACATTCCTACAGAGCGTGAAGCTACGGCAATATCATGCTTTCCAATTTTTTCTACAGCATCCTCATCGAGCCAACTTTGAAACAGAGGCGTGACATTTTCAAGCCCCTCATTTTTGGCGTTGAACATACAACGCTCTAACATTTTGTCATACGCATCCACGCACGTAACCGATTTAGCTTTTTTTGCCATTGGGACGGTTAATCTTCCAGGTCCACTGCCGATATCCACGACGGTATCTTCTTTTGTAATCAACATGGTATCGACCTGCTTTTGCGTAAATGCCTTTTCTAGCTTTGCCATACCATCGTACATCTCTGTGATTGTATTCCAATCAATCTCTGGCATCTTAAGACCTCCTTGCATCGCAAAACGATTGCGATGCAGGAATTCCCAGTTTACTAAACCATTCATCATGACTTAAAACTTGACTTCGATAGAG from Sulfurospirillum diekertiae includes:
- a CDS encoding class I SAM-dependent methyltransferase, with translation MPEIDWNTITEMYDGMAKLEKAFTQKQVDTMLITKEDTVVDIGSGPGRLTVPMAKKAKSVTCVDAYDKMLERCMFNAKNEGLENVTPLFQSWLDEDAVEKIGKHDIAVASRSVGMFDLIKLNQIATKYVFVMSFANAPSLREIQLDFLEGITDIPPLKPRPDARMLDYNVTFNMIYDMGANPSVVVLDDGFERFYTSNEEAYEDLRFLGTILPEHEERYRMNVDRYLNILDDGRVHLLRKTKTYVMWWKPCEIKL